A genomic window from Blastococcus saxobsidens DD2 includes:
- the hisC gene encoding histidinol-phosphate transaminase, giving the protein MVSARPAVQSLPVYKPGRNPADLAREIGVERAVKLASNEVAFPPLPAVVRAVTAAVAETNRYPDNGAVVLTRALADRYGVDPAQVATGCGAVAICQELAQAYNDPGTSIAFAWRSFEMYPLLARVAGARAVQVPLTPGRDGGSSDTHDLDALAAALDDTTRLVFVCNPNNPTGTAVRRPELERFLDAVPAETLVVLDEAYREFVTDADVPDGVDLMRGRPNVAVLRTFSKAWGLAGLRVGYLLAEDPAVAEAVRKTHLPFSVGMVAQAAAVAALASEAEVRTRCAAVVAERARLTGALRQRGFEVADSQANFVWLPLGERTVELAGALEARAVITRPFAGEGIRVTVGTPEEDDVFLAAVDDALAAPAP; this is encoded by the coding sequence GTGGTCAGTGCCCGTCCGGCGGTGCAGTCGCTCCCGGTCTACAAGCCGGGCCGCAACCCCGCCGACCTCGCCCGCGAGATCGGTGTCGAGCGGGCGGTCAAGCTGGCCAGCAACGAGGTCGCGTTCCCGCCACTGCCCGCCGTCGTCCGGGCCGTGACCGCCGCCGTCGCCGAGACCAACCGCTACCCCGACAACGGTGCGGTGGTCCTCACCCGGGCGCTGGCCGACCGGTACGGCGTCGACCCGGCGCAGGTGGCCACCGGCTGCGGCGCGGTCGCCATCTGCCAGGAGCTGGCCCAGGCCTACAACGACCCGGGCACGAGCATCGCGTTCGCCTGGCGCTCCTTCGAGATGTACCCGCTGCTGGCCCGGGTGGCCGGCGCCCGCGCCGTCCAGGTGCCGCTCACCCCGGGCCGGGACGGCGGCTCGTCCGACACCCACGACCTGGACGCCCTCGCCGCGGCGCTGGACGACACCACCCGCCTGGTCTTCGTCTGCAACCCCAACAACCCCACCGGGACGGCGGTGCGCCGCCCGGAGCTGGAACGGTTCCTCGACGCGGTGCCGGCCGAGACGCTGGTGGTCCTCGACGAGGCCTACCGGGAGTTCGTGACCGACGCCGACGTGCCCGACGGCGTCGACCTGATGCGCGGCCGGCCCAACGTCGCCGTCCTCCGCACCTTCTCCAAGGCCTGGGGGCTGGCCGGTCTGCGGGTGGGCTACCTGCTCGCCGAGGACCCGGCGGTCGCCGAGGCGGTGCGCAAGACGCACCTGCCGTTCAGCGTCGGGATGGTGGCGCAGGCGGCGGCGGTGGCCGCGCTGGCCAGCGAGGCGGAGGTGCGCACCCGGTGCGCCGCCGTCGTCGCCGAACGCGCCCGGCTGACCGGAGCGCTGCGGCAGCGGGGGTTCGAGGTGGCCGACAGCCAGGCGAACTTCGTCTGGCTGCCGCTGGGGGAGCGGACGGTGGAGCTGGCCGGTGCCCTGGAGGCCCGGGCGGTCATCACCCGTCCCTTCGCCGGGGAGGGCATCCGGGTCACGGTCGGCACGCCCGAGGAGGACGACGTCTTCCTCGCCGCAGTGGACGACGCACTGGCCGCTCCGGCGCCCTGA
- a CDS encoding hemolysin family protein produces the protein MSDVWLNIVMVVVFIMIGGVFAGAEIALVSLRESQVRAMAEQGGRRGKAVQKLLKDPNQFLAAVQVGVTLAGFFSAAFGASTLSAPLADWLQTRGLSEGLAGTLALVLVTIAISYVSLVVGELTPKRLALQRAEGFALLVAAPLNAIAKLSRPVIWLLSKSTNGLVRLVGADPKASGDSISQEELRDLVAAHESLSSDERRLIDEVFRAGEREVREVMTPRTEVQFLDASMTASRAAKLVAESNWSRFPVVGRDQDDVVGFVHVRDLFLPSHPAGRAATVGDLARDVTRLPGTAGVLKVLSEMRRENQHLAIVVDEYGGTDGIVTLEDLIEEVIGEIYDEYDEEVTPEAKRSPDEPREVDGLFNLDDFAEATGLELPEGPYETAAGYVLAVLGRLPEVGDTVEIEGRTITVLELDGRRIARLVVSPPPAPAPEDEESSEAPAG, from the coding sequence GTGAGCGACGTTTGGCTCAACATCGTCATGGTCGTCGTCTTCATCATGATCGGCGGTGTCTTCGCGGGCGCCGAGATCGCCCTGGTCTCGCTGCGCGAGTCGCAGGTCCGGGCGATGGCCGAGCAGGGCGGCCGCCGCGGCAAGGCGGTTCAGAAGCTGCTGAAGGATCCGAACCAGTTCCTGGCCGCCGTGCAGGTGGGCGTCACCCTGGCCGGGTTCTTCTCCGCCGCGTTCGGCGCCAGCACCCTGTCGGCCCCGCTGGCCGACTGGCTGCAGACCCGCGGCCTGAGCGAGGGACTGGCCGGCACGCTGGCGCTGGTGCTGGTCACCATCGCGATCAGCTACGTGTCGCTCGTCGTCGGCGAGCTGACCCCCAAGCGGCTGGCGCTGCAGCGCGCCGAGGGCTTCGCTCTGCTGGTGGCGGCGCCCCTCAATGCCATCGCCAAGCTCTCCCGCCCGGTGATCTGGTTGCTGTCGAAGTCGACCAACGGACTGGTCCGGCTGGTCGGCGCCGACCCGAAGGCCAGCGGCGACTCGATCAGCCAGGAAGAGTTGCGCGACCTGGTCGCGGCGCACGAGTCGCTCAGCAGCGACGAGCGCCGGCTGATCGACGAGGTCTTCCGGGCCGGCGAGCGCGAGGTGCGCGAGGTCATGACGCCGCGCACCGAGGTGCAGTTCCTCGATGCCTCCATGACCGCCAGCCGGGCGGCCAAGCTCGTCGCCGAGTCGAACTGGTCGCGCTTCCCGGTCGTCGGGCGGGACCAGGACGACGTCGTCGGCTTCGTGCACGTGCGCGACCTCTTCCTGCCCAGCCATCCGGCCGGACGGGCCGCGACCGTCGGCGACCTCGCCCGCGACGTCACCCGGCTGCCGGGCACCGCCGGCGTGCTGAAGGTGCTCAGCGAGATGCGCCGGGAGAACCAGCACCTGGCGATCGTCGTCGACGAGTACGGCGGCACCGACGGCATCGTCACCCTGGAGGACCTGATCGAGGAGGTCATCGGGGAGATCTACGACGAGTACGACGAGGAGGTCACCCCGGAGGCGAAGCGATCGCCGGACGAGCCCCGTGAGGTCGACGGCCTGTTCAACCTGGACGACTTCGCCGAGGCCACCGGCCTGGAGTTGCCCGAGGGGCCGTACGAGACGGCCGCCGGCTACGTGCTGGCGGTGCTCGGCCGGTTGCCCGAGGTCGGCGACACCGTCGAGATCGAGGGCCGCACGATCACCGTCCTCGAGCTCGACGGACGGCGGATCGCCCGCCTGGTGGTCAGCCCGCCACCGGCCCCGGCGCCGGAGGACGAGGAGAGCAGCGAGGCCCCGGCAGGCTGA
- a CDS encoding bifunctional methylenetetrahydrofolate dehydrogenase/methenyltetrahydrofolate cyclohydrolase, which translates to MPATILDGKATAATIREELTERVAALTAAGRRPGLGTVLVGDDPGSRWYVNAKHSDCAQVGIASIQRELPATASQADVLAVVAELNADPACTGYIVQLPLPGGIEESAVLEAMDPAKDADGLHPVNLGRLVLNVPGPLPCTPVGIVELLRRYDVPIAGAEVVVIGRGITVGRPLGLVLTRRSENATVTLCHTGTRDLARHVGSAGIVVAAAGVPGLITADMVQPGAAVLDVGVSRVDGKIAGDVALDVVDVAGHVAPNPGGVGPMTRAMLLQNVVLAAEQAAAPGPLPAGR; encoded by the coding sequence GTGCCCGCGACGATCCTGGACGGCAAGGCCACCGCGGCGACGATCCGCGAGGAACTCACCGAACGGGTAGCCGCGCTCACCGCCGCCGGTCGCCGGCCGGGGCTCGGCACGGTGCTCGTCGGCGACGACCCCGGCAGCCGCTGGTACGTGAACGCCAAGCACTCCGACTGCGCGCAGGTGGGCATCGCGAGCATCCAGCGGGAGCTCCCCGCCACCGCGAGCCAGGCCGACGTGCTCGCCGTGGTCGCGGAGCTGAACGCCGACCCCGCCTGCACCGGCTACATCGTCCAGCTGCCGCTGCCGGGGGGCATCGAGGAGAGCGCTGTCCTGGAGGCGATGGACCCCGCCAAGGACGCCGACGGCCTGCACCCGGTCAACCTGGGCCGCCTGGTCCTGAACGTGCCCGGGCCGCTGCCCTGCACCCCGGTCGGCATCGTGGAGCTGCTGCGCCGCTACGACGTGCCGATCGCCGGAGCGGAGGTCGTCGTCATCGGCCGCGGCATCACGGTGGGCCGCCCGCTGGGCCTGGTCCTCACCCGCCGGTCGGAGAACGCCACGGTGACCCTGTGCCACACCGGCACCCGCGACCTGGCGCGGCATGTCGGCTCCGCGGGCATCGTGGTCGCGGCCGCAGGGGTGCCCGGGCTGATCACGGCGGACATGGTGCAGCCGGGGGCCGCCGTCCTCGACGTGGGGGTGAGCCGGGTCGACGGCAAGATCGCCGGTGACGTCGCCCTCGACGTCGTCGACGTCGCCGGGCACGTGGCCCCCAACCCCGGGGGAGTGGGCCCGATGACCCGGGCCATGCTGCTGCAGAACGTGGTGCTCGCCGCGGAGCAGGCGGCCGCGCCCGGGCCCCTCCCGGCCGGCCGGTGA
- a CDS encoding DUF3017 domain-containing protein, with amino-acid sequence MSRPPLYVRRPFLAGLVRQLPLLAVLLVVGVGLAMVTFEHWRWGLVVVALALVGAALLRLLLPVRRVGFLAVRSRAVDVVLMAGVGLTLAVVALSIPGT; translated from the coding sequence GTGAGCCGCCCGCCGCTCTACGTCCGCCGGCCCTTCCTGGCCGGGCTGGTGCGGCAGCTGCCGCTGCTGGCGGTGCTGCTCGTGGTCGGCGTCGGACTGGCCATGGTCACCTTCGAGCACTGGCGCTGGGGGCTGGTCGTCGTGGCCCTGGCCCTGGTGGGCGCGGCGCTGCTGCGGCTGCTGCTGCCGGTACGCCGGGTCGGCTTCCTCGCCGTGCGCAGCCGGGCGGTCGACGTCGTGCTCATGGCCGGGGTCGGTCTCACCCTGGCCGTCGTCGCGCTGTCGATCCCCGGTACGTGA
- a CDS encoding CAP domain-containing protein: MIELRTSMRHRPSAPPRSHRPGVPAPRPRHTRPGRLGLLTGRLSRVLGATAAVTAALLVVPVLPGPAESPTAGLDATSHTGAAGSPDSSTSAFPGTSPAPVTTGGGPAGPAVAAPPPPPVDAPPAAPPSTEAATTETPSTETPTAGTPTAGTPTAGTPTAGTPTAGTPTAGTPTAEPPTADELAGARVPEPGPTPPSAPPAAPAPPAPPATVAAAQPGHSPDEAQVLTLVNAERGRAGCGPVTADPGLAAVARAHSTDMRDRGFFDHVNLDGQDPFDRADRAGLVARAENIARGQADATAVMTSWMNSPGHRKNILDCGLTRLGVGIAEGPGGPWWTQLFG, from the coding sequence GTGATCGAACTGAGGACCTCGATGCGCCACCGGCCTTCTGCTCCCCCGCGGTCGCACCGTCCAGGCGTCCCCGCGCCGCGGCCCCGGCACACCCGACCCGGCCGGCTCGGACTCCTCACCGGCCGGCTGTCCCGGGTCCTCGGCGCGACGGCGGCGGTCACCGCGGCACTGCTGGTGGTGCCGGTCCTGCCCGGTCCGGCCGAGTCGCCGACCGCGGGGCTCGACGCCACCTCGCACACGGGAGCCGCCGGATCGCCCGACTCATCCACCTCGGCGTTCCCCGGCACCTCTCCCGCGCCGGTCACCACCGGCGGCGGCCCGGCCGGCCCAGCCGTCGCGGCGCCGCCCCCGCCGCCGGTGGACGCCCCGCCGGCCGCGCCCCCGTCCACCGAGGCCGCGACCACCGAGACCCCGTCCACCGAGACCCCGACGGCCGGAACCCCGACGGCCGGAACCCCGACGGCCGGAACCCCGACGGCCGGAACCCCGACGGCCGGGACCCCGACGGCCGGGACCCCGACGGCCGAGCCCCCGACGGCCGACGAACTGGCCGGCGCCCGGGTGCCCGAGCCCGGACCGACGCCTCCCTCCGCACCCCCCGCTGCCCCGGCGCCGCCGGCGCCGCCGGCGACCGTCGCGGCCGCCCAGCCGGGCCACTCCCCCGACGAGGCGCAGGTGCTGACCCTGGTGAACGCCGAGCGCGGACGCGCGGGGTGCGGACCGGTCACCGCCGACCCGGGGCTGGCCGCGGTGGCCCGCGCGCACAGCACCGACATGCGCGACCGCGGATTCTTCGACCACGTGAACCTCGACGGGCAGGACCCCTTCGACCGCGCGGACAGGGCCGGCCTCGTCGCCCGGGCGGAGAACATCGCCCGGGGCCAGGCCGACGCCACCGCCGTCATGACCTCGTGGATGAACAGCCCCGGCCACCGGAAGAACATCCTCGACTGCGGACTGACCCGGCTCGGAGTCGGCATCGCCGAGGGTCCCGGCGGCCCCTGGTGGACCCAGCTCTTCGGCTGA
- a CDS encoding YihY/virulence factor BrkB family protein: MSSSRTGDGPARKAWPARMWDRIESTVDAARRRSPWLDHLARAGGRYQRTQGDLMAAGVTYFAFLGLFPVLMLIASVIGLVLSGNELLQQELYGAIRDTFPGSTGAEIVTNLQAAVGSAGVVGLVGLVGFVYAGLRAMDKLRIGMERIWKGHPEEPEFLRDNVQDILALILLGALGVLSLGLTGVATWATDWLLEMLGLEGAPGLFVLTAVISLALAFAGDTVVFLWLLKVVPSTRHPLRRLLPGALFGAAGFEVLKLIGNLYLSLISGSVTASAFGGAVGILVWINIVFRFSFFTAAWTASLPALADAAPAAGATRIDAPDGDRSPAR, encoded by the coding sequence GTGAGTTCCTCCCGCACCGGTGACGGCCCGGCCCGCAAGGCGTGGCCGGCCCGGATGTGGGACCGGATCGAGTCCACCGTCGACGCCGCCCGCCGGCGATCCCCGTGGCTGGACCACCTCGCCCGCGCGGGTGGCCGGTACCAGCGGACGCAGGGCGATCTGATGGCCGCCGGCGTCACCTACTTCGCGTTCCTCGGGCTCTTCCCGGTGCTGATGCTGATCGCCTCGGTCATCGGGCTGGTGCTCTCGGGCAACGAACTGCTCCAGCAGGAGCTGTACGGCGCCATCCGTGACACCTTCCCCGGCTCCACCGGTGCGGAGATCGTCACGAACCTGCAGGCCGCCGTCGGCTCCGCCGGCGTGGTCGGGCTCGTCGGCCTGGTCGGTTTCGTCTACGCGGGCCTGCGCGCCATGGACAAGCTGCGCATCGGCATGGAACGGATCTGGAAGGGGCACCCGGAGGAGCCGGAGTTCCTGCGCGACAACGTCCAGGACATCCTGGCGCTCATCCTGCTGGGCGCGCTCGGGGTCCTCAGCCTGGGGCTGACCGGGGTGGCCACCTGGGCCACCGACTGGCTGCTCGAGATGCTCGGCCTCGAGGGCGCACCCGGCCTGTTCGTCCTCACCGCCGTCATCAGCCTCGCGCTCGCCTTCGCCGGCGACACCGTCGTCTTCCTGTGGCTGCTCAAGGTGGTCCCCTCGACCCGGCACCCGCTGCGCCGGCTGCTGCCCGGGGCGCTGTTCGGTGCCGCCGGGTTCGAGGTGCTGAAGCTGATCGGCAACCTCTACCTGTCGCTCATCTCCGGCAGCGTGACCGCGTCGGCCTTCGGCGGGGCGGTCGGGATCCTGGTGTGGATCAACATCGTCTTCCGGTTCTCCTTCTTCACCGCCGCCTGGACGGCCAGCCTCCCGGCGCTGGCGGACGCCGCCCCGGCAGCCGGGGCGACGAGGATCGACGCGCCCGACGGCGACCGGTCGCCCGCACGCTGA
- the galE gene encoding UDP-glucose 4-epimerase GalE → MRVLVAGGAGYIGSVVTAALLADGHEVTVLDDLSTGHADAVPEGATLAEVSLHDSAPVLAEARPEAVLHFAAKSLVGVSQQRPEEYWNTNVSGTFALLEAMRAADCRRIVFSSTAATYGEPDQVPIREDAPTRPTNTYGASKLAVDHMLTSYAVAHGFAAVSLRYFNVAGAAYGLGERHTTETHLIPIALQVAAGRRESLTVHGEDYPTPDGTCIRDYVHVADLSDAHLLALPAPAAGEHRIYNLGNGTGFSVQEVVEAAREVTGHPIPVTVGERRAGDPAQLVASSDRIRAELGWTPEHTDLVGIVRDAWKVAQAR, encoded by the coding sequence ATGCGCGTACTCGTCGCCGGCGGTGCCGGCTACATCGGCAGCGTAGTGACGGCGGCGCTGCTCGCCGACGGCCACGAGGTGACCGTCCTGGACGACCTCTCCACCGGTCACGCGGACGCGGTGCCCGAGGGCGCCACGCTGGCCGAGGTGTCGCTGCACGACTCCGCCCCGGTGCTGGCGGAGGCGCGGCCGGAGGCGGTGCTGCACTTCGCGGCCAAGTCGCTGGTCGGGGTCTCCCAGCAGCGGCCGGAGGAGTACTGGAACACCAACGTCAGCGGCACCTTCGCCCTGCTGGAGGCGATGCGGGCCGCCGACTGCCGCCGGATCGTCTTCTCCTCGACCGCGGCCACCTACGGGGAACCGGACCAGGTGCCCATCCGGGAGGACGCGCCCACCCGGCCGACCAACACCTACGGCGCCTCGAAGCTCGCCGTCGACCACATGCTGACCTCCTACGCCGTCGCGCACGGCTTCGCGGCGGTGAGCCTGCGGTACTTCAACGTCGCGGGCGCGGCCTACGGCCTCGGTGAGCGGCACACCACGGAGACCCACCTGATCCCGATCGCGCTGCAGGTCGCCGCCGGCCGGCGGGAGTCGCTCACCGTCCACGGCGAGGACTACCCGACGCCCGACGGCACCTGCATCCGCGACTACGTGCACGTGGCGGACCTCTCCGATGCCCACCTGCTCGCGCTGCCGGCGCCGGCGGCCGGCGAGCACCGGATCTACAACCTGGGCAACGGCACCGGGTTCTCGGTGCAGGAGGTGGTCGAGGCCGCCCGCGAGGTGACCGGTCACCCGATCCCGGTCACCGTCGGCGAGCGGCGGGCGGGCGACCCCGCCCAGCTGGTCGCCTCCAGCGACCGGATCCGCGCCGAGCTGGGCTGGACGCCGGAGCACACCGACCTGGTCGGCATCGTCCGGGATGCGTGGAAGGTCGCGCAGGCCCGCTGA
- the trpS gene encoding tryptophan--tRNA ligase, with product MSSPRVLSGIQPTAGSFHLGNYLGALRQWVDLQDSAEAFYCVVDLHAITVAQDPAELRRNTLTSAAQLLALGVDPSRSALFVQSHVPEHAQLGWVMQCLTGFGEAGRMTQFKDKSQRQGAANTTVGLFTYPILQVADILLYQAARVPVGEDQRQHLELTRDLAVRFNGRFGETFTVPEVFIPPGAAKVLDLQTPEKQMSKSLPGAGCVFLLDEPKVTAKKIRSAVTDTGREVVADAANKPGITNLLTIHSALSGRTVAQLEQDFDGRGYGDLKKELAEVVTEFVAPVQQRTHELLDDRAELERTLAEGAARAREVAAGTLAQVYDRVGFLPPAGSAA from the coding sequence ATGTCATCGCCCCGAGTGCTGTCCGGCATCCAGCCGACCGCGGGCTCCTTCCACCTCGGCAACTACCTGGGTGCGCTGCGGCAGTGGGTCGACCTGCAGGACTCCGCCGAGGCCTTCTACTGCGTCGTCGACCTGCACGCGATCACGGTGGCGCAGGACCCCGCGGAGCTGCGACGCAACACCCTGACGTCCGCGGCCCAGCTGCTCGCCCTCGGCGTCGACCCGTCGCGGAGCGCGCTGTTCGTGCAGAGCCACGTGCCGGAGCACGCCCAGCTCGGCTGGGTGATGCAGTGCCTCACCGGCTTCGGCGAGGCCGGCCGCATGACCCAGTTCAAGGACAAGAGCCAGCGGCAGGGCGCGGCGAACACCACGGTCGGGCTGTTCACCTACCCGATCCTGCAGGTGGCCGACATCCTGCTCTACCAGGCCGCGCGGGTGCCGGTCGGCGAGGACCAGCGCCAGCACCTCGAGCTGACCCGCGACCTCGCCGTCCGCTTCAACGGGCGGTTCGGGGAGACGTTCACCGTGCCCGAGGTGTTCATCCCGCCCGGCGCGGCGAAGGTCCTCGACCTGCAGACCCCCGAGAAGCAGATGAGCAAGAGCCTGCCGGGGGCCGGCTGCGTGTTCCTGCTCGACGAGCCCAAGGTGACGGCCAAGAAGATCCGCTCGGCGGTCACCGACACCGGCCGGGAAGTCGTGGCGGACGCCGCGAACAAGCCGGGCATCACCAACCTGCTGACCATCCACAGCGCACTGTCCGGGCGGACGGTCGCCCAGCTCGAGCAGGACTTCGACGGACGCGGCTACGGCGACCTGAAGAAGGAGCTCGCCGAGGTCGTGACCGAGTTCGTGGCCCCCGTCCAGCAGCGCACCCACGAGCTGCTCGACGACCGGGCGGAGCTGGAGCGGACCCTCGCCGAGGGCGCCGCGCGGGCCCGGGAGGTCGCGGCCGGCACGCTGGCCCAGGTCTACGACCGCGTGGGTTTCCTGCCACCGGCCGGGTCCGCGGCATGA
- the mdh gene encoding malate dehydrogenase: protein MAKQPRNGKVTVVGAGFYGSTTALRLAEYDIFETVVLTDIVEGKPEGLALDMNQSRPIEGFETRVVGVGGGSYEGTEGSDVVVITAGLPRKPGMSRMDLIETNAGIVRQVSENIAQTSPDAVVIVVSNPLDEMTALAQLATGFPKNRVMGQAGMLDTARFTNNVAEELGVPVASVQTLTLGSHGDTMVPVPSRCTVDGKPLADVLTADRIEHLVDRTRNGGAEVVALLKTGSAYFAPSAAAARMARAVMEDSGAVMPVCAWVDGEYGINGVYLGVEAEIGRNGVRRVVEGDLSESELTGLREAAEAVRAKQADVADL, encoded by the coding sequence ATGGCGAAGCAGCCCAGGAACGGGAAGGTCACCGTGGTAGGCGCCGGGTTCTACGGCTCCACCACCGCTCTGCGTCTCGCGGAGTACGACATCTTCGAGACCGTCGTGCTCACCGACATCGTCGAGGGCAAGCCGGAGGGGCTGGCCCTCGACATGAACCAGTCCCGGCCGATCGAGGGCTTCGAGACCAGGGTCGTCGGCGTCGGCGGCGGGTCCTACGAGGGCACCGAGGGCTCCGACGTCGTCGTGATCACCGCGGGCCTGCCGCGCAAGCCCGGCATGAGCCGCATGGACCTGATCGAGACCAATGCCGGCATCGTCCGCCAGGTCTCGGAGAACATCGCGCAGACCTCGCCGGACGCCGTGGTCATCGTCGTGTCCAACCCGCTGGACGAGATGACGGCGCTGGCCCAGCTGGCCACCGGCTTCCCGAAGAACCGGGTCATGGGTCAGGCAGGGATGCTCGACACGGCGCGCTTCACCAACAACGTCGCCGAGGAGCTCGGCGTCCCGGTCGCCTCCGTGCAGACCCTCACCCTGGGCTCCCACGGCGACACGATGGTGCCGGTGCCCTCGCGGTGCACCGTCGACGGCAAGCCGCTGGCCGACGTGCTGACCGCCGACCGGATCGAGCACCTGGTCGACCGCACCCGCAACGGCGGCGCGGAGGTCGTGGCGCTGCTCAAGACGGGCTCGGCGTACTTCGCGCCGTCGGCCGCAGCCGCCCGGATGGCGAGGGCGGTCATGGAGGATTCCGGTGCCGTCATGCCGGTCTGCGCCTGGGTCGACGGCGAATACGGGATCAACGGCGTCTACCTGGGCGTCGAGGCCGAGATCGGCCGGAACGGTGTGCGGCGGGTCGTCGAGGGCGACCTGTCCGAGAGCGAGCTGACCGGGCTGCGCGAGGCGGCCGAGGCCGTACGCGCCAAGCAGGCTGACGTAGCCGACCTCTGA
- a CDS encoding 2'-5' RNA ligase family protein, translating into MNDDTFVARRPGPPETAVLGVILPIPEPWAELLADWRTKVGDPQARIVPPHVTLLPPTEVPVADRPAIRAHLADVAAGHPPFDMHLSGTGTFTPVSDVVFVAVARGIGNCELLANDVRQGPLARSLSFPYHPHVTVAHDVPADMLELAYSGLQELSAEFRVQHFTEFEQTADGGWAVAGEYPLTGPAH; encoded by the coding sequence ATGAACGACGACACCTTCGTCGCCCGTCGCCCCGGGCCACCGGAGACGGCGGTGCTGGGCGTGATCCTGCCGATCCCCGAGCCGTGGGCGGAGCTGCTCGCCGACTGGCGGACCAAGGTCGGCGACCCGCAGGCGAGGATCGTCCCGCCGCACGTGACCCTGCTGCCCCCGACCGAGGTGCCGGTGGCCGACCGACCGGCCATCCGCGCGCACCTCGCCGACGTCGCCGCCGGCCACCCGCCCTTCGACATGCACCTGTCGGGGACGGGCACCTTCACGCCGGTCTCCGACGTCGTGTTCGTGGCCGTGGCCCGCGGCATCGGCAACTGCGAGCTGCTGGCCAACGACGTCCGCCAGGGGCCGCTGGCCCGCTCGTTGTCGTTCCCGTACCACCCGCACGTGACGGTCGCCCACGACGTCCCGGCCGACATGCTGGAGCTCGCCTACAGCGGGCTGCAGGAGCTGTCCGCGGAGTTCCGCGTCCAGCACTTCACCGAGTTCGAGCAGACGGCGGACGGCGGTTGGGCGGTCGCCGGCGAGTACCCGCTCACCGGTCCCGCGCACTGA
- a CDS encoding NADP-dependent isocitrate dehydrogenase encodes MAKIKVEGTVVELDGDEMTRIIWQFIKDQLILPYLDVNLEYYDLGIEARDATDDQITVDSANAIKKHGVGVKCATITPDEARVEEFGLKRMYRSPNGTIRNILGGVIFREPIIMENVPRLVPGWTKPIVVGRHAFGDQYRATDFKFPGEGTLTITFTPKDGSEPIEHEVFQSPGGGVAMAMYNLDDSIRDFARASMNYGLQREYPVYLSTKNTILKAYDGRFKDLFEEVFQAEFKEKFDAAGITYEHRLIDDMVAASLKWEGGYVWACKNYDGDVQSDTVAQGFGSLGLMTSVLMSPDGRTVEAEAAHGTVTRHFRQHQQGKETSTNPIASIFAWTRGLAHRGKLDNTPEVTRFAETLEKVCIDTVESGQMTKDLALLISKDQPWLTTQDFLAAIDTNLQKAMA; translated from the coding sequence GTGGCGAAGATCAAGGTCGAGGGCACCGTCGTCGAACTCGACGGCGACGAGATGACCCGGATCATCTGGCAGTTCATCAAGGACCAGCTGATCCTCCCGTACCTCGACGTGAACCTGGAGTACTACGACCTGGGCATCGAGGCCAGGGACGCGACCGACGACCAGATCACGGTCGACTCCGCGAACGCCATCAAGAAGCACGGCGTCGGCGTCAAGTGCGCGACCATCACGCCGGACGAGGCGCGCGTCGAGGAGTTCGGCCTCAAGCGGATGTACCGCTCGCCCAACGGGACGATCCGCAACATCCTCGGCGGCGTCATCTTCCGCGAGCCGATCATCATGGAGAACGTGCCGCGGCTGGTGCCCGGCTGGACCAAGCCGATCGTCGTCGGCCGGCACGCCTTCGGTGACCAGTACCGCGCCACCGACTTCAAGTTCCCCGGTGAGGGGACCCTGACGATCACCTTCACGCCGAAGGACGGCTCCGAGCCGATCGAGCACGAGGTCTTCCAGTCGCCGGGTGGCGGCGTCGCGATGGCGATGTACAACCTCGACGACTCGATCCGTGACTTCGCCCGCGCCTCGATGAACTACGGCCTGCAGCGCGAATACCCGGTCTACCTCTCCACGAAGAACACGATCCTCAAGGCCTACGACGGCCGGTTCAAGGATCTGTTCGAGGAGGTGTTCCAGGCGGAGTTCAAGGAGAAGTTCGACGCCGCCGGCATCACCTACGAGCACCGGCTCATCGACGACATGGTCGCCGCGTCCCTCAAGTGGGAGGGCGGCTACGTGTGGGCCTGCAAGAACTACGACGGTGACGTGCAGTCCGACACCGTCGCCCAGGGCTTCGGCTCGCTCGGCCTCATGACGTCGGTGCTCATGAGCCCCGACGGCCGCACGGTCGAGGCCGAGGCCGCGCACGGCACGGTGACCCGCCACTTCCGCCAGCACCAGCAGGGCAAGGAGACGTCGACCAACCCGATCGCCTCCATCTTCGCCTGGACCCGGGGTCTGGCCCACCGCGGCAAGCTGGACAACACCCCCGAGGTGACCCGCTTCGCCGAGACCCTGGAGAAGGTCTGCATCGACACCGTCGAGAGCGGCCAGATGACCAAGGACCTCGCGCTGCTGATCTCCAAGGACCAGCCGTGGCTGACCACCCAGGACTTCCTGGCGGCCATCGACACCAACCTGCAGAAGGCCATGGCCTGA